A window of the Natrinema salifodinae genome harbors these coding sequences:
- a CDS encoding response regulator transcription factor, whose translation MPTDTPSVLIVEDEPDLASLYATWIGDEYDVETAHDGSEALDAIDETTDVVLLDRRMPGLSGDTVLDAIRDRSLDCRVAMVTAVEPDFDIVELGFDDYLVKPVSKDELAETIDQLLLRSTYDEQLQEFFALASKKALLDEQKTEAERKASQEYAELEDRLAVLRVTVDDTMRELLDQGGYRQLCRDIVRESVAQE comes from the coding sequence ATGCCCACCGATACTCCGTCCGTCCTGATCGTCGAAGACGAACCCGACCTCGCGAGCCTGTACGCCACCTGGATCGGCGACGAGTACGACGTCGAGACGGCTCACGACGGCTCCGAGGCGTTAGACGCCATCGACGAGACGACCGACGTCGTTCTCCTCGACCGACGGATGCCGGGGCTCTCCGGCGACACCGTCCTCGACGCTATCCGTGACCGATCGCTCGACTGCCGGGTCGCGATGGTGACGGCGGTCGAACCCGACTTCGACATCGTCGAACTGGGCTTCGACGACTACCTCGTCAAACCCGTCTCGAAGGACGAACTGGCCGAGACCATCGACCAACTGTTGCTCCGGTCGACGTACGACGAGCAGCTTCAGGAGTTCTTCGCGCTCGCCTCGAAGAAGGCGCTGCTCGACGAGCAAAAGACCGAGGCCGAACGCAAAGCCAGCCAGGAGTACGCCGAACTCGAGGACCGCCTGGCCGTCCTCCGCGTCACGGTCGACGATACGATGCGAGAGCTGCTGGATCAGGGCGGATACCGGCAGCTCTGTCGGGATATCGTGCGCGAATCCGTGGCCCAGGAGTAG
- the purL gene encoding phosphoribosylformylglycinamidine synthase subunit PurL, with translation MSLADSDRELVVAELDREPTRAEAALFENLWSEHCAYRSSRPLLSAFDSEGEGVVIGPGDDAAVVALPGEDESGDGDGENATYVTLGIESHNHPSYVDPFDGAATGVGGIVRDTLSMGAYPIALADSLYFGEFDREHSKYLFEGVVEGISHYGNCIGVPTVAGSVDFHPDYEGNPLVNVACVGLTDEERLVTAEAQEPGNKLVLVGNATGRDGLGGASFASEDLAEDAETEDRPAVQVGDPYAEKLLIEANEQLVDEGLIESARDLGAAGLGGASSELVAKGGLGAEIELERVHQREPNMSALEILLAESQERMCYEVEPENVDRVCEIAERFDLGCSVIGEITEGNYVATFEGETVVDVDAEFLGEGAPMNDLPSDDPEQPETELPEVDLAEAVETVVASPNTASKRWVYRQYDHEVGVRTSVGPGDDAAIIAVREADQGLAISSGAAPNWTDAAPYEGARAVALENATNIAAKGATPLAAVDCLNGGNPEKPDVYGGFTGIVDGLAEMCETLSTPVVGGNVSLYNDSVAGPIPPTPTLAMIGAKEGYDAPPLSVESESESELVLVGDLGLERGECRLGGSEYLAQFDGSDRFPALPDEPAALIEALAAVADDDATLAVHDVSHGGLAVALAEMVTDEAGLDVSLPGDDPTGELFHEQPGRALIQTESVDAVREAFDGVAPVYELGSATGDGALAIDVGDETIATDAAEIGDLRETIERELE, from the coding sequence ATGAGTCTTGCCGATTCGGACCGCGAACTGGTCGTCGCCGAGTTAGACCGGGAGCCGACTCGGGCAGAGGCGGCGCTGTTCGAGAACCTCTGGAGCGAGCACTGCGCGTACCGCTCCTCGCGACCCCTGCTGTCGGCGTTCGACAGCGAGGGCGAGGGGGTCGTCATCGGGCCGGGTGACGACGCGGCGGTCGTCGCGCTGCCGGGCGAAGACGAGAGTGGTGATGGCGACGGTGAGAACGCGACCTACGTTACGCTGGGCATCGAGAGCCACAACCATCCGTCCTACGTGGATCCGTTCGATGGCGCCGCGACGGGCGTCGGCGGCATCGTCCGCGACACCCTCTCGATGGGCGCCTACCCGATCGCGCTGGCCGACTCGCTGTACTTCGGCGAGTTCGACCGCGAGCACTCCAAGTACCTCTTCGAGGGCGTCGTCGAGGGGATCAGCCACTACGGCAACTGCATCGGCGTCCCGACGGTCGCCGGCAGCGTCGATTTCCACCCCGACTACGAGGGGAATCCGCTGGTCAACGTCGCCTGCGTCGGCCTGACCGACGAGGAGCGCCTGGTCACTGCCGAGGCTCAGGAGCCGGGAAACAAGCTCGTCCTGGTCGGGAACGCCACCGGCCGCGACGGGCTCGGCGGGGCCTCCTTCGCCAGCGAGGACCTGGCGGAGGACGCCGAGACCGAGGACCGACCCGCGGTTCAGGTCGGCGACCCCTACGCGGAGAAGTTGCTGATCGAGGCCAACGAACAGCTCGTCGACGAGGGCTTGATCGAATCGGCCCGCGACCTCGGTGCCGCCGGCCTCGGCGGCGCCTCGAGCGAGCTGGTCGCCAAGGGCGGGCTCGGCGCCGAGATCGAACTCGAGCGGGTCCACCAGCGCGAGCCGAACATGTCGGCACTCGAGATCCTGCTCGCGGAGTCCCAGGAGCGGATGTGCTACGAGGTCGAGCCCGAGAACGTCGACCGCGTGTGCGAGATCGCCGAGCGGTTCGATCTCGGCTGCTCGGTCATCGGCGAGATCACCGAGGGCAACTACGTCGCCACCTTCGAGGGCGAGACGGTCGTCGACGTTGACGCCGAATTCCTCGGCGAGGGCGCGCCGATGAACGATCTCCCGTCTGACGACCCCGAACAGCCCGAGACCGAGCTCCCCGAGGTCGACCTCGCGGAGGCCGTCGAGACCGTCGTCGCCAGCCCCAACACCGCCTCGAAGCGGTGGGTCTACCGCCAGTACGACCACGAGGTCGGCGTGCGCACGAGCGTCGGCCCGGGCGACGACGCGGCGATCATCGCAGTCCGGGAAGCCGACCAGGGGCTCGCGATCTCGTCCGGCGCCGCGCCGAACTGGACCGACGCCGCGCCCTACGAGGGCGCCCGTGCGGTCGCGCTCGAGAACGCGACGAATATCGCGGCCAAGGGCGCGACGCCGCTTGCCGCCGTCGACTGCCTCAACGGCGGCAACCCGGAGAAGCCGGACGTCTACGGCGGCTTTACCGGAATCGTCGACGGCCTGGCCGAGATGTGCGAGACGCTGTCGACGCCGGTCGTCGGCGGGAACGTCTCGCTGTACAACGACTCCGTCGCCGGCCCGATCCCGCCGACGCCGACCCTGGCGATGATCGGCGCGAAAGAGGGCTACGACGCGCCGCCGCTGTCGGTCGAGTCCGAAAGCGAGAGCGAGCTGGTCCTCGTCGGCGACCTCGGCCTCGAGCGCGGCGAGTGCCGCCTCGGCGGCTCCGAGTACCTCGCCCAATTCGACGGCAGCGACCGGTTCCCGGCCCTGCCCGACGAACCCGCGGCCCTGATCGAGGCCCTCGCCGCGGTCGCGGACGACGACGCGACGCTGGCCGTCCACGACGTCAGCCACGGCGGCCTGGCCGTCGCGCTCGCCGAGATGGTCACGGACGAGGCCGGCCTCGACGTATCGCTGCCCGGCGACGACCCCACGGGCGAGCTGTTCCACGAACAGCCTGGCCGCGCGCTGATCCAGACCGAGTCGGTCGACGCGGTCCGAGAGGCGTTCGACGGCGTCGCACCGGTTTACGAACTGGGGTCGGCGACGGGTGACGGCGCCCTCGCGATCGACGTCGGCGACGAGACGATCGCGACGGATGCGGCCGAGATCGGCGACCTGCGCGAGACGATCGAGCGCGAACTCGAGTAA
- a CDS encoding 4Fe-4S ferredoxin N-terminal domain-containing protein — translation MSTDDESFHPLGDEWEDELETMLDDTEYDSQLGMDMARDAMRVTKGELSEAKFHEKYHEDVMEEFGEDERPTKEAYEAAKEETKGTVSRMLSKFDGDGEETRRETMKKMGVGAAAVGVGAFGDAVDGPQSLAEEEGPHSESQEVHERDVQWGMTIDLERCDGCLSCMTACTEENDLDQGVNWMYVMAFEDELTSSPSPEPTVEGGNSDFNMLVRPCQHCTDAPCEKVCPTTARHTRDKDGLVLTDYDVCIGCRYCQVACPYGVNYFQWDEPDTSYDQIADNQNVDDSDEVTHAEYDHGERWVDSRSPRGTMSKCTMCPSHQDGNRGDDMRGTTACEEACPPNAIQFGNVKDEKSDASQHREHPIKSRAVIDVERDVPSVDTIDENLSEDDDLASATEAVEDLDTELVSIMKAIEIASQDTETDPGEEENNTILQKQETILESLEALEQYVDLESEDVLTELRLGSGEAEDAQVRLQQFAGNPSAKFKLLEDIGTHPNITYLGQEPGPEAEQVDGPTKYEDVGLTDKRQDVLDEGTVGHVDGVSL, via the coding sequence ATGAGCACGGACGATGAATCATTCCACCCGCTCGGGGACGAGTGGGAAGACGAACTCGAGACGATGCTCGACGATACCGAGTACGACAGCCAGCTCGGTATGGACATGGCCCGTGACGCGATGCGCGTCACCAAGGGCGAACTCTCCGAGGCCAAATTCCACGAGAAGTATCACGAGGACGTGATGGAGGAGTTCGGCGAGGACGAGCGCCCGACCAAGGAAGCCTACGAGGCTGCCAAGGAAGAGACCAAGGGCACCGTCTCCCGGATGCTCAGCAAGTTCGACGGCGACGGCGAGGAGACCCGTCGCGAGACGATGAAGAAGATGGGCGTCGGTGCGGCGGCCGTCGGGGTCGGTGCCTTCGGCGACGCCGTCGACGGTCCTCAGAGCCTCGCCGAAGAAGAAGGCCCGCACAGCGAATCTCAGGAGGTCCATGAGCGAGACGTCCAGTGGGGGATGACGATCGACCTCGAGCGGTGTGACGGCTGTCTCTCCTGTATGACCGCCTGTACTGAGGAGAACGACCTCGATCAGGGTGTCAACTGGATGTACGTCATGGCCTTCGAGGACGAACTCACCTCCTCCCCGTCCCCGGAGCCCACCGTGGAGGGCGGGAACAGCGACTTCAACATGCTCGTCCGGCCGTGCCAGCACTGTACGGACGCCCCCTGTGAGAAGGTCTGTCCGACCACGGCCCGTCACACCCGCGACAAGGACGGCCTGGTGCTGACCGACTACGACGTCTGTATCGGCTGCCGGTACTGCCAGGTCGCCTGTCCCTACGGCGTCAACTACTTCCAGTGGGACGAGCCCGACACGTCCTACGACCAGATCGCGGATAATCAGAACGTCGACGACTCCGACGAAGTCACGCACGCCGAGTACGACCACGGCGAGCGCTGGGTCGACAGTCGCTCCCCCCGCGGCACGATGAGCAAGTGTACGATGTGCCCGTCCCACCAGGACGGCAACCGCGGCGACGACATGCGCGGGACGACCGCCTGCGAGGAGGCCTGCCCGCCGAACGCGATCCAGTTCGGGAACGTCAAGGACGAGAAGAGCGACGCCAGCCAGCACCGCGAACACCCGATCAAGAGCCGGGCCGTCATCGACGTCGAACGCGACGTGCCCTCGGTCGACACGATCGACGAGAACCTCAGCGAGGACGACGACCTCGCGTCCGCGACCGAGGCCGTCGAGGACCTCGACACCGAGCTCGTCAGTATCATGAAGGCGATCGAGATCGCCAGCCAGGACACCGAAACCGATCCGGGCGAGGAGGAGAACAACACGATTCTCCAGAAGCAGGAGACGATCCTCGAGTCCCTCGAGGCGCTCGAACAGTACGTCGACCTCGAGAGCGAGGACGTCCTCACCGAACTGCGACTCGGCTCCGGCGAAGCCGAGGACGCTCAGGTCCGGCTCCAGCAGTTCGCCGGCAACCCGAGCGCGAAGTTCAAGCTGCTCGAGGACATCGGCACGCACCCGAACATCACGTACCTCGGTCAGGAACCCGGTCCGGAAGCCGAGCAGGTCGACGGGCCGACGAAGTACGAGGACGTCGGGCTGACTGACAAGCGTCAGGATGTCCTCGACGAGGGAACGGTCGGTCACGTTGACGGTGTCTCACTATGA
- a CDS encoding asparagine synthase C-terminal domain-containing protein: MTDTDTDADAALRGAEPTTVRDALDTGEPLPGTTGFAGAVDGRLVRDVLGRVPLFVESGAETDSDPDEPTWSFEPTALEEPTLFPAGTVAPVDDPVAGQASRWTLPDPDPADRDAALEALDDAIRTATEAAQRDDREIAVAFSGGVDSALVAELLDAPLYVVGFPDSHDVEAARTAADAMGRDLTVIELEPVDLERAVPEVARATGRTNAMDVQIALPLSLVGERVAADGFDALAVGQGADELFGGYEKVVRLDHRVDAETVRGAVREQIRSLPDQLPRDVLTIEATGLAPVAPFLHDAVVEAALRLPDELLADEERRKRGFRQVAAWYLPDEVAHRDKKAVQYGSLVARELDRLARQAGYKRRMDDHVGKYVASLLADGDAPEPVGADADGE, translated from the coding sequence ATGACTGATACGGACACAGACGCGGACGCCGCGCTCCGCGGCGCCGAGCCGACGACCGTCCGCGACGCCCTCGATACCGGCGAACCGCTGCCGGGAACGACCGGGTTCGCGGGCGCGGTCGACGGCCGACTCGTTCGCGACGTGCTCGGGCGGGTGCCCCTGTTCGTCGAATCGGGGGCCGAGACCGATTCCGACCCCGACGAGCCGACCTGGTCGTTCGAGCCGACCGCGCTCGAGGAGCCGACGCTCTTTCCGGCGGGGACTGTCGCGCCCGTCGACGATCCGGTGGCCGGCCAGGCGTCCCGCTGGACGCTCCCTGATCCCGACCCCGCGGATCGGGATGCCGCGCTCGAAGCCCTCGACGACGCGATCCGGACGGCGACCGAGGCCGCCCAGCGGGACGACCGCGAGATCGCCGTCGCCTTCTCCGGCGGCGTCGACTCGGCGCTGGTCGCCGAACTGCTCGACGCGCCGCTGTACGTCGTCGGCTTCCCGGACAGCCACGACGTCGAGGCCGCACGAACGGCCGCCGACGCGATGGGCCGCGACCTCACGGTCATCGAACTCGAACCGGTAGATCTCGAACGCGCCGTTCCCGAGGTCGCGCGGGCGACCGGCCGGACAAACGCGATGGACGTCCAGATCGCGCTGCCGCTGTCTCTCGTCGGCGAGCGCGTTGCCGCCGACGGGTTCGACGCGCTCGCGGTCGGCCAGGGCGCGGACGAACTGTTCGGCGGCTACGAGAAGGTCGTCCGGCTCGATCACCGCGTCGACGCCGAGACGGTCCGCGGCGCCGTCCGCGAGCAGATCCGAAGCCTCCCCGACCAGCTCCCGCGGGACGTCCTGACGATCGAGGCGACCGGCCTGGCGCCGGTCGCGCCGTTCCTCCACGACGCCGTGGTCGAGGCAGCGCTGCGCCTGCCCGACGAGCTTCTGGCCGACGAGGAGCGGCGAAAGCGCGGCTTCCGGCAGGTGGCGGCCTGGTATCTGCCAGACGAGGTCGCCCACCGGGACAAGAAGGCGGTCCAGTACGGCAGTCTGGTCGCTCGCGAACTCGATCGGCTCGCTCGCCAGGCGGGCTACAAGCGACGGATGGACGACCACGTCGGCAAGTACGTCGCGTCGCTGCTCGCGGACGGGGACGCTCCCGAGCCGGTCGGGGCCGACGCGGACGGAGAATAA
- a CDS encoding cupin domain-containing protein, whose amino-acid sequence MLDRYADSIADLEPDDGDVETAELVVTDDVLVKAFALGPGAELEPHEHADSTNVFHVLEGTVTVIQGEESEAIEAPGVVHHERGVDHGARNETDETVVFTASLCPLPS is encoded by the coding sequence ATGCTCGATCGATACGCCGATTCGATCGCCGATCTCGAACCGGACGACGGCGACGTCGAAACCGCGGAACTGGTCGTCACCGACGACGTCCTCGTGAAGGCGTTCGCGCTCGGCCCGGGCGCCGAACTCGAGCCCCACGAGCACGCCGACAGCACGAACGTCTTCCACGTGCTCGAGGGAACGGTGACCGTGATCCAGGGCGAGGAGAGCGAGGCAATCGAAGCGCCAGGCGTCGTTCATCACGAGCGCGGCGTCGACCACGGCGCGAGAAACGAGACCGACGAGACGGTGGTGTTCACGGCGAGCCTCTGTCCGCTGCCGTCCTAA
- a CDS encoding helix-turn-helix domain-containing protein, producing MAHATLTITLPEEVWIQQLSTDYPESTFQVLAAVPGSETGFALVRVTGASVPDAIEDMDDHPQLTELTLAQWADNEATVHFETTAPLLLFSARESGLPIELPIEIRDGQATIEVTGSRERLAELADQLEHFGFQYRIEHVRERLHESQLLSERQLEVVAAAVEQGYYDTPRRCSLTELADHLDIAKSTCSETLHRAEEAIIKRFVDDLPGVAGDGSLEDQLAST from the coding sequence ATGGCTCACGCGACCCTCACTATCACCCTGCCCGAGGAGGTCTGGATCCAGCAGCTATCGACCGACTACCCCGAGTCCACCTTCCAGGTCCTCGCGGCCGTCCCCGGTTCCGAGACCGGCTTCGCCCTCGTTCGGGTCACCGGCGCGTCGGTCCCCGACGCGATCGAGGACATGGACGATCACCCGCAGCTCACCGAACTCACGCTCGCCCAGTGGGCGGACAACGAGGCGACGGTCCACTTCGAGACCACGGCCCCACTCCTGCTGTTCTCCGCCCGCGAATCCGGGCTGCCGATCGAGTTGCCGATCGAAATCCGAGATGGCCAGGCGACGATCGAGGTCACCGGCTCCCGCGAGCGCCTGGCCGAACTGGCCGATCAGCTCGAGCACTTCGGGTTCCAGTACCGGATCGAGCACGTCCGCGAGCGACTCCACGAGAGCCAACTGCTCTCGGAGCGCCAGCTCGAGGTGGTCGCCGCCGCGGTTGAGCAGGGGTATTACGACACCCCGCGTCGCTGTTCGCTGACCGAGCTGGCCGACCACCTCGACATCGCCAAATCGACCTGCAGCGAGACGCTCCACCGAGCCGAAGAGGCCATCATCAAGCGGTTCGTCGACGACCTGCCTGGCGTCGCCGGAGACGGGAGTCTCGAAGATCAGCTCGCGAGTACGTGA
- a CDS encoding Mrp/NBP35 family ATP-binding protein — translation MSITEHELEIKLEEVEDPDIGEDIVSLGLVNNVSIDDETARISLAFNAPYAPSEMEIGNQVRDVIEDAGLEADLRAHVDEEHGFDDEVLPRVRNVIAVSSGKGGVGKTTVAANLAAGLEKRGAMVGLLDADIHGPNIPRILPVESDPGVTPNEEIVPPRSDGVRVISMGLMMEEEDDPAILRGPMVNKFMMKFLEGVEWGRLDYLIVDLPPGTGDATLNLLQSMPVTGSVVVTTPQEMALDDTRKGIQMFNKHDTPVLGVVENMSSFICPSCGDQHGLFGTGGAETIVDKYDVPLLGQIPIHPDFGADGSEGALVKDDDSEVQSHLEDLVGEVANRIGEANRRTVADNVEHEPANKLPTETED, via the coding sequence ATGAGCATCACTGAACACGAACTCGAAATCAAACTCGAGGAGGTCGAAGACCCGGACATCGGCGAGGATATCGTTTCGCTGGGCCTGGTCAACAACGTCTCCATCGACGACGAGACCGCCCGGATCTCGCTGGCCTTCAACGCGCCCTACGCCCCCTCCGAGATGGAGATCGGCAATCAGGTCCGCGACGTCATCGAAGACGCCGGCCTCGAGGCCGACCTGCGCGCACACGTCGACGAGGAACACGGTTTCGACGACGAGGTCCTCCCGCGGGTTCGCAACGTCATCGCCGTCTCATCGGGGAAGGGTGGGGTCGGCAAGACGACGGTCGCGGCTAACCTCGCGGCCGGCCTCGAGAAACGCGGTGCGATGGTCGGCCTGCTCGACGCGGACATTCACGGGCCGAACATCCCCCGTATCCTGCCGGTCGAGAGCGACCCCGGCGTCACGCCCAACGAGGAGATCGTCCCGCCGCGGTCGGACGGCGTTCGGGTCATCAGCATGGGCCTCATGATGGAGGAGGAAGACGACCCCGCGATCCTCCGCGGCCCGATGGTCAACAAGTTCATGATGAAGTTCCTGGAGGGCGTCGAGTGGGGCCGCCTGGACTACCTCATCGTCGACCTGCCGCCGGGGACCGGCGACGCGACGCTGAACCTGCTGCAGTCGATGCCCGTCACGGGCTCGGTCGTCGTCACGACGCCCCAGGAAATGGCCTTAGACGACACCCGCAAGGGGATCCAGATGTTCAACAAGCACGACACCCCGGTGCTGGGCGTCGTCGAGAACATGAGTTCGTTCATCTGTCCGTCCTGTGGCGACCAGCACGGCCTGTTCGGCACCGGCGGCGCGGAGACCATCGTCGACAAGTACGACGTCCCGCTGCTGGGCCAGATCCCGATCCACCCCGACTTCGGGGCCGACGGCAGCGAGGGGGCGCTCGTCAAGGACGACGACAGCGAGGTCCAGAGCCACCTCGAGGACCTGGTCGGCGAGGTCGCCAACCGGATCGGCGAGGCCAACCGCCGGACGGTCGCGGACAACGTCGAGCACGAGCCAGCGAACAAGCTGCCGACCGAGACGGAAGACTGA
- a CDS encoding PHP domain-containing protein has protein sequence MLSVELHTHSSLSYDGRDPVDLILEQAEAVGLDAIAVTDHDEIDASLAAAERAADYGLVGIPGMEISSKAGHILGFGLEEAVPPGLSYESTIEAIHDQGGLAVIPHPFQESRHGVMARISREQLALGDAIEVYNSRLFTGRANRQAERYARSRDLPMTAGSDAHISEMVGQAVTRVDAEERSADAILAAIAEGKTTVEGKRTPWHISIQQFAGGVTRRVGHVLKLFR, from the coding sequence GTGCTGTCGGTCGAACTTCACACGCACTCGTCGCTGTCCTACGACGGTCGCGACCCTGTCGATCTCATCCTCGAGCAGGCCGAAGCCGTCGGCCTCGACGCGATCGCGGTCACGGACCACGACGAGATCGACGCGAGCCTGGCGGCCGCCGAGCGCGCCGCCGACTACGGTCTCGTCGGGATCCCCGGTATGGAGATCTCGAGCAAGGCCGGCCACATCCTGGGTTTCGGTCTCGAGGAGGCCGTCCCGCCAGGGCTCTCCTACGAGTCGACCATCGAAGCGATCCACGACCAGGGCGGCCTGGCGGTGATCCCCCACCCCTTCCAGGAGTCTCGCCACGGCGTGATGGCCCGCATCTCCCGCGAGCAACTCGCGCTGGGCGACGCGATCGAGGTCTACAACTCTCGGCTGTTCACCGGCCGAGCCAACCGCCAGGCCGAGCGCTACGCCCGCTCGCGAGACCTGCCGATGACCGCCGGCAGCGACGCCCACATCAGCGAGATGGTCGGCCAGGCGGTCACCCGCGTCGACGCCGAGGAACGATCGGCCGACGCAATCCTCGCGGCCATCGCGGAGGGGAAGACGACCGTCGAAGGGAAACGGACGCCGTGGCACATCAGCATTCAGCAGTTCGCCGGCGGCGTCACGCGCCGAGTGGGCCACGTTCTGAAACTATTCCGATGA
- the nrfD gene encoding NrfD/PsrC family molybdoenzyme membrane anchor subunit translates to MSTKTPSEEDILRPINTFTKKYVILYGAAALGLVAFLVAWSYQLREGMIVTGLGDWGTGGGSTWGLYIGAFIWWVGVAHGGIILSAAVRLLGMDRYMPIARIAELTTIGGLSAAGFYILVHMGRPDRMVTSVIGHYHITVNNSPLVWDVTVITAYFVLSATYLGLTIRYDVARLRDDLPSFAPKVGGVQLPDLYGLVYNVLTFGYTKKEDKIIERMVWWLAAAVIIMAPLLLHGGVIPWLFSVLPAMPAWTGGIQGPMFLSIALMSAISGVTIISYSFRRAYDWDHIITDDIFRGLLLWLGFFTLLFLWFQLQYVLNGIFLGPLDRAHASEAKIAHPLYRIAIGMIFATLVYIFLQAIRPALFSKKRALIASCAILAGTLTEKVLFVVEGFMDPHFNIYAATPGEYFPSVIEWLSLVGTAGLVALLFLNVSKLVPVVELHAIEHLRGDHDHEHEHEHEHEHTDATEPEVEA, encoded by the coding sequence ATGAGCACGAAAACGCCGTCCGAGGAGGACATCCTCCGACCGATCAACACGTTCACGAAGAAGTACGTCATCCTCTATGGCGCCGCAGCCCTGGGGCTCGTGGCCTTCCTCGTGGCCTGGTCCTACCAGCTCCGGGAGGGCATGATCGTCACCGGCCTCGGCGACTGGGGTACCGGTGGCGGCTCGACCTGGGGCCTGTACATCGGCGCGTTCATCTGGTGGGTCGGCGTCGCTCACGGCGGCATCATCCTCTCGGCCGCCGTCCGACTGCTCGGCATGGATCGGTACATGCCGATCGCCCGTATCGCGGAGCTGACGACGATCGGCGGTCTCTCGGCCGCCGGCTTTTACATCCTGGTCCACATGGGCCGTCCGGACCGGATGGTCACGAGCGTCATCGGTCACTACCACATCACGGTCAACAACTCGCCGCTGGTGTGGGACGTGACGGTCATCACGGCCTACTTCGTGCTGTCAGCGACCTATCTCGGGCTGACGATCCGGTACGACGTCGCCCGGCTGCGTGACGACCTCCCTTCGTTCGCACCGAAGGTCGGGGGCGTTCAGCTTCCGGACCTGTACGGACTGGTCTACAACGTGCTGACCTTCGGCTACACGAAGAAAGAAGACAAGATCATCGAGCGGATGGTCTGGTGGCTCGCGGCCGCGGTCATCATCATGGCCCCGCTCCTGCTCCACGGCGGCGTCATTCCGTGGCTGTTCTCGGTCCTCCCGGCGATGCCCGCCTGGACCGGCGGGATCCAGGGGCCGATGTTCCTCAGCATCGCGCTGATGTCGGCGATCAGCGGCGTGACGATCATCTCGTACTCGTTCCGCCGCGCCTACGACTGGGACCACATCATCACCGACGACATCTTCCGCGGGCTGCTCCTGTGGCTCGGGTTCTTCACCCTGTTGTTCCTGTGGTTCCAGCTCCAGTACGTCCTCAACGGCATCTTCCTCGGTCCGCTCGACCGGGCACACGCGTCTGAGGCGAAAATCGCCCACCCGCTCTACCGCATCGCGATCGGGATGATCTTCGCCACGCTCGTGTACATCTTCCTGCAGGCGATCCGCCCGGCGCTGTTCAGCAAGAAGCGGGCCCTCATCGCCAGCTGTGCGATTCTGGCCGGGACGCTGACCGAGAAGGTCCTGTTCGTCGTCGAAGGCTTCATGGACCCGCACTTCAACATCTACGCCGCGACGCCCGGGGAGTACTTCCCGAGTGTGATCGAGTGGCTGTCGCTCGTCGGGACGGCCGGTCTGGTCGCACTTTTATTCCTCAACGTCTCGAAGTTGGTCCCAGTGGTCGAGCTCCACGCGATCGAACACCTGCGCGGTGACCACGATCACGAGCACGAGCACGAGCACGAGCACGAGCACACTGACGCGACCGAACCCGAGGTGGAAGCATGA